The proteins below come from a single Drosophila teissieri strain GT53w chromosome 3L, Prin_Dtei_1.1, whole genome shotgun sequence genomic window:
- the LOC122615935 gene encoding rho GTPase-activating protein 68F isoform X1 produces MDAHSRFAPRLPGPAINPIIDNSDEPQPSLSDLHDFEPKLEFDDTELLAPSPLEKDVMVGDFVLAEDPELEPEEDVNPLEDDFEDQLREQSENFQAPRNKCDFLGTDKQGRHIFGIYASRFPEKSQLEGFVREIIKEIEPFVENDYILVYFHQGLKEDNKPSAQFLWNSYKELDRNFRKNLKTLYVVHPTWFIRVIWNFFSPFISDKFRKKLVYISSLDELRQALGLNKLKLPDNICDLDDKLNPSRKPSTPPPSSSINASRQQQHKMATTHQFGVPLKFIVMNSPCLNSIPPIVRKCVDSLSITGVIDTEGIFRRSGNHSEIMALKERVNRGEDVDLKSVNVHVIAGLLKSFLRDLAEPLLTFELYEDVTRFLDWPKEERSRNVTQLIREKLPEENYELFKYIVDFLVKVMDCEDLNKMTSSNLAIVFGPNFLWSRSTSTSLEEIAPINAFVDFVLQNHKDIYLIDVNQRTVSVD; encoded by the exons ATGGACGCCCATTCGCGTTTCGCACCGAGATTACCAG GTCCCGCCATCAATCCGATCATCGATAACTCGGATGAGCCCCAACCCAGTCTCTCCGATCTGCACGACTTCGAGCCGAAGCTAGAGTTTGATGATACCGAGCTGCTGGCCCCATCTCCCCTAGAAA AAGATGTTATGGTCGGTGATTTCGTTTTGGCCGAAG ATCCAGAACTTGAGCCCGAGGAAGATGTAAATCCGCTGGAGGACGACTTTGAGGATCAACTCAGGGAACAGTCTGAAAACTTTCAGGCCCCCAGAAACAAGTGCGATTTCCTGGGAACAGATAAGCAGGGTCGCCACATCTTCGGCATTTATGCATCCCGCTTTCCCGAAAAGTCCCAGCTGGAAGGATTTGTGCG GGAAATCATCAAGGAGATTGAACCATTTGTGGAGAACGACTACATTTTGGTATATTTCCATCAAGGCCTCAAGGAGGACAACAAACCATCCGCACAGTTTCTGTGGAACTCGTACAAAGAGCTCGATCGCAACTTCCGGAAGAACCTGAAGACGCTGTATGTGGTTCATCCGACGTGGTTTATACGGGTCATTTGGAACTTCTTTAGCCCCTTCATCAGCGACAAGTTCCGCAAGAAGCTAGTTTACATCTCCAGCTTGGACGAGCTGCGCCAGGCGCTCGGCCTAAACAAGCTGAAGCTGCCAGACAACATCTGCGACCTGGACGACAAACTGAACCCCAGCCGGAAGCCATCGACAccgccgcccagcagcagtaTAAATGCAtcccggcagcagcagcacaaaatgGCGACGACGCATCAATTTGGCGTGCCCCTGAAATTCATTGTGATGAACAGTCCGTGCTTAAACTCCATTCCGCCAATTGTGCGCAAGTGCGTGGACTCGCTGTCCATAACGGGCGTGATCGATACGGAGGGCATATTCCGTCGATCGGGCAATCACTCGGAGATCATGGCGCTGAAGGAGCGCGTCAACCGAGGCGAGGATGTAGATCTGAAGAGCGTGAATGTCCACGTTATAGCCGGCCTGCTGAAGAGTTTCCTGCGCGATCTGGCCGAGCCGCTGCTGACCTTCGAGCTGTATGAGGATGTGACTCGATTCCTAGACTGGCCCAAGGAAGAGCGTTCGAGGAACGTGACGCAACTGATACGCGAAAAACTGCCAGAGGAGAACTATGAACTGTTCAAGTACATTGTAGATTTCCTGGTCAAGGTGATGGACTGCGAGGATCTCAACAAGATGACCTCCTCCAACCTGGCCATCGTGTTCGGTCCCAATTTCCTGTGGTcgcgcagcaccagcacctcCCTGGAGGAGATCGCTCCCATCAATGCTTTCGTCGACTTTGTGCTGCAGAACCATAAGGACATCTACTTGATCGACGTCAATCAGCGCACAGTGTCCGTCGACTAA
- the LOC122615935 gene encoding rho GTPase-activating protein 68F isoform X2, with amino-acid sequence MDAHSRFAPRLPGPAINPIIDNSDEPQPSLSDLHDFEPKLEFDDTELLAPSPLENVMVGDFVLAEDPELEPEEDVNPLEDDFEDQLREQSENFQAPRNKCDFLGTDKQGRHIFGIYASRFPEKSQLEGFVREIIKEIEPFVENDYILVYFHQGLKEDNKPSAQFLWNSYKELDRNFRKNLKTLYVVHPTWFIRVIWNFFSPFISDKFRKKLVYISSLDELRQALGLNKLKLPDNICDLDDKLNPSRKPSTPPPSSSINASRQQQHKMATTHQFGVPLKFIVMNSPCLNSIPPIVRKCVDSLSITGVIDTEGIFRRSGNHSEIMALKERVNRGEDVDLKSVNVHVIAGLLKSFLRDLAEPLLTFELYEDVTRFLDWPKEERSRNVTQLIREKLPEENYELFKYIVDFLVKVMDCEDLNKMTSSNLAIVFGPNFLWSRSTSTSLEEIAPINAFVDFVLQNHKDIYLIDVNQRTVSVD; translated from the exons ATGGACGCCCATTCGCGTTTCGCACCGAGATTACCAG GTCCCGCCATCAATCCGATCATCGATAACTCGGATGAGCCCCAACCCAGTCTCTCCGATCTGCACGACTTCGAGCCGAAGCTAGAGTTTGATGATACCGAGCTGCTGGCCCCATCTCCCCTAGAAA ATGTTATGGTCGGTGATTTCGTTTTGGCCGAAG ATCCAGAACTTGAGCCCGAGGAAGATGTAAATCCGCTGGAGGACGACTTTGAGGATCAACTCAGGGAACAGTCTGAAAACTTTCAGGCCCCCAGAAACAAGTGCGATTTCCTGGGAACAGATAAGCAGGGTCGCCACATCTTCGGCATTTATGCATCCCGCTTTCCCGAAAAGTCCCAGCTGGAAGGATTTGTGCG GGAAATCATCAAGGAGATTGAACCATTTGTGGAGAACGACTACATTTTGGTATATTTCCATCAAGGCCTCAAGGAGGACAACAAACCATCCGCACAGTTTCTGTGGAACTCGTACAAAGAGCTCGATCGCAACTTCCGGAAGAACCTGAAGACGCTGTATGTGGTTCATCCGACGTGGTTTATACGGGTCATTTGGAACTTCTTTAGCCCCTTCATCAGCGACAAGTTCCGCAAGAAGCTAGTTTACATCTCCAGCTTGGACGAGCTGCGCCAGGCGCTCGGCCTAAACAAGCTGAAGCTGCCAGACAACATCTGCGACCTGGACGACAAACTGAACCCCAGCCGGAAGCCATCGACAccgccgcccagcagcagtaTAAATGCAtcccggcagcagcagcacaaaatgGCGACGACGCATCAATTTGGCGTGCCCCTGAAATTCATTGTGATGAACAGTCCGTGCTTAAACTCCATTCCGCCAATTGTGCGCAAGTGCGTGGACTCGCTGTCCATAACGGGCGTGATCGATACGGAGGGCATATTCCGTCGATCGGGCAATCACTCGGAGATCATGGCGCTGAAGGAGCGCGTCAACCGAGGCGAGGATGTAGATCTGAAGAGCGTGAATGTCCACGTTATAGCCGGCCTGCTGAAGAGTTTCCTGCGCGATCTGGCCGAGCCGCTGCTGACCTTCGAGCTGTATGAGGATGTGACTCGATTCCTAGACTGGCCCAAGGAAGAGCGTTCGAGGAACGTGACGCAACTGATACGCGAAAAACTGCCAGAGGAGAACTATGAACTGTTCAAGTACATTGTAGATTTCCTGGTCAAGGTGATGGACTGCGAGGATCTCAACAAGATGACCTCCTCCAACCTGGCCATCGTGTTCGGTCCCAATTTCCTGTGGTcgcgcagcaccagcacctcCCTGGAGGAGATCGCTCCCATCAATGCTTTCGTCGACTTTGTGCTGCAGAACCATAAGGACATCTACTTGATCGACGTCAATCAGCGCACAGTGTCCGTCGACTAA
- the LOC122615934 gene encoding eukaryotic translation initiation factor 3 subunit L, with the protein MYGGDEYANNSEYYDDYAHTGDPQLDMEYERNYYAARMPDNVKYFLINFCQAIKEGNLYDIQNMYENTFPQISDHHFDKTAWPEEQEVAAIVDNDKVFLILYKELYYRHIHARISGGPKLEQRINSFFNYCDFFNLIISAQNPVMLELPDIWLWELVDEFVYQFQNFAQYRARLTDKSQDEIQQLCVNHSNEWSILCILNVLHSLVDISNIKKQLEAISQGADPQTVAGDFGKLSFYKMLGYFSLVGLLRVHSLLGDYYQAIKVLEPIEIHKKSAYSHIPACQISTSYYVGFAYMMMRRYADAIRTFSDILLYIQRTKQLYSTRSYQNDQINKQAEQMYHLLAICLVLHPQCIDESIQQVLREKNYHDAMFKMQCGDLEVFKSFFVFACPRFVSPCPPAADAPMEDYVKDPMEHQLLVFMDEVRQQKDLPTTRSYLKLYTTLPLTKLASFIDPNASEDDVSKLLIRLLCFKHKMRNLVWSKGPSGLEGTFKSGSELDFYIDDDMIHIADTKVSHRYGDFFVRKILKFNDLNRKLKNINI; encoded by the exons ATGTACGGCGGAGACGAATACGCAAACAATTCG GAGTACTACGATGACTACGCCCATACCGGAGACCCGCAACTGGACATGGAGTACGAGAGGAACTACTATGCCGCCCGGATGCCGGACAACGTCAAGTACTTCCTTATCAACTTCTGCCAGGCGATCAAGGAGGGCAACTTGTACGACATCCAGAATATGTACGAGAACACCTTCCCGCAGATCAGCGACCACCACTTTGACAAGACTGCTTGGcccgaggagcaggaggtggcAGCTATCGTGGACAACGACAAGGTCTTCCTGATCTTATACAAGGAGTTGTACTACCGCCACATCCACGCCCGCATCTCCGGCGGCCCCAAGTTAGAGCAGAGGATCAACTCGTTTTTCAACTACTGCGACTTCTTCAACCTGATCATCTCCGCCCAGAACCCGGTGATGCTGGAGCTGCCCGACATCTGGCTGTGGGAGTTGGTAGATGAGTTCGTGTATCAGTTCCAGAACTTCGCGCAGTATCG cGCCCGTCTTACGGACAAGTCGCAGGATGAGATCCAGCAGCTGTGCGTGAATCACAGCAACGAGTGGAGCATTCTCTGTATCCTCAACGTTCTGCATTCCCTCGTGGACATTTCGAACATCAAGAAGCAGCTGGAGGCCATCTCGCAGGGTGCTGATCCTCAGACCGTGGCCGGTGACTTCGGCAAACTGTCCTTCTACAAGATGCTGGGTTACTTCTCCCTTGTCGGACTGCTGCGCGTTCACTCGCTGCTGGGTGACTACTACCAGGCTATCAAGGTCCTGGAGCCCATTGAGATCCACAAGAAGTCCGCCTACTCGCACATCCCCGCCTGCCAAATCTCGACGTCCTACTACGTTGGCTTCGCCTACATGATGATGCGCCGCTATGCTGATGCCATCCGGACCTTCTCTGATATTCTCCTGTATATCCAGCGTACCAAGCAGTTGTACAGCACGCGTTCGTACCAAAACGACCAGATCAACAAGCAGGCGGAGCAGATGTATCACCTTTTGGCCATCTGCTTGGTGCTCCATCCCCAGTGCATCGACGAGTCCATCCAGCAGGTGCTCAGGGAAAAGAACTACCATGACGCTATGTTTAAGATGCAGTGCGGTGATTTGGAGGTCTTCAAGTCCTTCTTTGTGTTCGCCTGCCCACGATTCGTGAGCCCCTGCCCGCCAGCTGCTGATGCGCCCATGGAGGACTATGTCAAGGATCCCATGGAACACCAGTTGCTGGTTTTCATGGACGAGGTGCGCCAACAGAAGGATCTGCCCACAACGCGCTCATATCTAAAACTGTACACTACCCTGCCGCTGACCAAACTGGCTTCTTTCATCGATCCCAACGCCAGCGAGGATGACGTGTCCAAGCTGCTGATCCGCCTGCTTTGTTTCAAGCACAAAATGCGCAACCTGGTGTGGAGCAAAGGACCCAGCGGCCTGGAGGGAACATTCAAGTCTGGCTCCGAG TTGGACTTCTACATCGACGACGATATGATCCACATAGCTGACACCAAGGTTTCACATCGGTATGGCGACTTCTTTGTGCGTAAAATCCTTAAGTTCAACGATCTGAATCGCAAACTGAAGAACATCAACATTTAA